Proteins encoded by one window of Rutidosis leptorrhynchoides isolate AG116_Rl617_1_P2 chromosome 7, CSIRO_AGI_Rlap_v1, whole genome shotgun sequence:
- the LOC139858570 gene encoding protein NRT1/ PTR FAMILY 6.3-like isoform X2, whose protein sequence is MVETESQVAKTLPDAWDYKGKPAVRSTTGGWTSAAMILGPHHHHHHHHHHHIYLFLFIVLLYMFLSICYITKCYTIKIYNSNSLINTNSGVEACERLTTLGIAVNLVTYLTDTFLGRYLTIAIFTAIQATGVTILAISTAIPSLQPPKCVRDSGSCVPATDLQLAILYIALYLTALGTGGLKSSVSGFGSDQFDESNTQEKAQMTTFFNWFFFFISIGSLAAVTVLVYIQDNLGRRWGYGIVACSIGLGLMIFLSGTRRYRFKKLVGSPLTQIASVFIGAWRKRHMELPSDPSMLYNVDDNQTLDSSKPIKQKLPHSKQFRFLDKAAIKNNGEVSKVNKWYLSTSTDVEEVKMVITMLPIWATTIMFWTIYAQMTTFSVSQATTMDRHIGKSFLIPPASLTVFFVGSILLTVPIYDRIIVPIAKRFLKHPQGLSPLQRIGVGLVMSTLAMVSAALTEIKRLRMAQSHGLVDDPSKVIPLSVFWLVPQFFFVGSGEAFTYIGQLDFFLRECPKGMKTMSTGLFLSTLSLGFFFSSLLVTIVHKVTGDRHPWLANNLNKGKLYNFYWLLTVLSVLNMGLYLISAKWYVYREHRLVGKDIELELEEG, encoded by the exons atggtgGAAACAGAATCACAAGTAGCAAAAACTCTCCCTGATGCTTGGGACTACAAAGGGAAGCCGGCTGTTCGTTCCACCACCGGCGGCTGGACTAGTGCTGCCATGATTCTaggtcctcatcatcatcatcatcatcatcatcatcatcatatctatcTCTTTCTCTTCATTGTTTTACTTTACATGTTTCTTTCAATTTGTTACATAACTAAATGttatactattaaaatatataattcaaATTCATTAATTAATACTAATTCAGGGGTGGAGGCTTGCGAGAGGCTAACGACGTTAGGAATAGCCGTTAACTTGGTGACGTACTTGACTG ACACCTTTCTCGGCCGTTATTTAACCATTGCCATTTTTACCGCCATCCAAGCAACG GGTGTAACTATCTTAGCAATCTCAACTGCCATTCCAAGTCTCCAACCACCAAAATGCGTTCGAGACAGCGGTTCATGTGTTCCGGCAACCGATCTTCAACTAGCCATTCTTTACATCGCGCTTTACCTAACCGCCTTGGGAACGGGTGGTCTCAAATCCAGCGTATCAGGTTTCGGGTCGGATCAGTTTGATGAATCAAACACACAAGAAAAAGCCCAGATGACAACCTTTTTTAACTGGTTTTTTTTCTTCATAAGTATCGGGTCACTAGCAGCCGTTACGGTTCTTGTTTATATTCAGGACAATCTTGGGCGGCGATGGGGGTATGGGATAGTGGCTTGTTCAATCGGGTTGGGTTTGATGATCTTTTTGTCGGGTACAAGAAGGTACCGGTTCAAGAAATTGGTGGGCAGTCCGTTAACCCAGATAGCATCCGTTTTTATTGGGGCATGGAGGAAAAGACATATGGAGTTACCATCTGATCCTTCAATGTTGTACAATGTGGATGATAATCAAACACTTGATTCTTCAAAACCCATCAAACAGAAGTTGCCACACAGCAAGCAGTTCCG CTTTCTTGACAAGGCAGCAATCAAGAACAATGGTGAAGTGTCAAAGGTGAACAAATGGTACCTTTCAACTTCAACAGATGTGGAAGAAGTGAAAATGGTGATCACAATGTTACCAATTTGGGCTACAACAATCATGTTTTGGACCATATATGCACAAATGACAACCTTTTCGGTCTCGCAAGCCACTACCATGGACCGACACATCGGCAAATCTTTCCTCATCCCACCAGCTTCACTCACTGTGTTTTTCGTTGGCAGTATTCTGTTGACTGTCCCCATTTACGATCGTATCATTGTCCCTATCGCCAAACGCTTCCTTAAACACCCACAAGGGCTAAGCCCTCTACAACGTATTGGCGTAGGGTTAGTCATGTCAACTCTGGCTATGGTTTCAGCCGCGTTAACTGAAATCAAGAGGCTGCGCATGGCTCAGTCACATGGTTTGGTCGATGACCCATCAAAAGTGATTCCACTCAGTGTTTTTTGGTTGGTACCGCAGTTTTTCTTTGTGGGGTCCGGCGAGGCTTTTACTTACATTGGTCAACTTGACTTTTTTCTAAGGGAGTGTCCTAAGGGGATGAAGACGATGAGTACCGGATTGTTTTTAAGTACGTTGTCGTTAGGCTTCTTTTTCAGCTCGTTGTTGGTGACTATAGTGCACAAAGTGACTGGTGACAGACACCCATGGCTAGCTAATAACTTGAATAAGGGGAAGCTTTATAACTTTTACTGGTTGCTTACAGTTTTAAGTGTTTTGAACATGGGGTTGTATTTGATAAGTGCAAAATGGTATGTTTACAGAGAGCATAGGCTTGTTGGGAAGGATATTGAGTTGGAACTAGAAGAAGGATAA
- the LOC139858570 gene encoding protein NRT1/ PTR FAMILY 6.3-like isoform X4, whose protein sequence is MVETESQVAKTLPDAWDYKGKPAVRSTTGGWTSAAMILGVEACERLTTLGIAVNLVTYLTDTFLGRYLTIAIFTAIQATGVTILAISTAIPSLQPPKCVRDSGSCVPATDLQLAILYIALYLTALGTGGLKSSVSGFGSDQFDESNTQEKAQMTTFFNWFFFFISIGSLAAVTVLVYIQDNLGRRWGYGIVACSIGLGLMIFLSGTRRYRFKKLVGSPLTQIASVFIGAWRKRHMELPSDPSMLYNVDDNQTLDSSKPIKQKLPHSKQFRFLDKAAIKNNGEVSKVNKWYLSTSTDVEEVKMVITMLPIWATTIMFWTIYAQMTTFSVSQATTMDRHIGKSFLIPPASLTVFFVGSILLTVPIYDRIIVPIAKRFLKHPQGLSPLQRIGVGLVMSTLAMVSAALTEIKRLRMAQSHGLVDDPSKVIPLSVFWLVPQFFFVGSGEAFTYIGQLDFFLRECPKGMKTMSTGLFLSTLSLGFFFSSLLVTIVHKVTGDRHPWLANNLNKGKLYNFYWLLTVLSVLNMGLYLISAKWYVYREHRLVGKDIELELEEG, encoded by the exons atggtgGAAACAGAATCACAAGTAGCAAAAACTCTCCCTGATGCTTGGGACTACAAAGGGAAGCCGGCTGTTCGTTCCACCACCGGCGGCTGGACTAGTGCTGCCATGATTCTag GGGTGGAGGCTTGCGAGAGGCTAACGACGTTAGGAATAGCCGTTAACTTGGTGACGTACTTGACTG ACACCTTTCTCGGCCGTTATTTAACCATTGCCATTTTTACCGCCATCCAAGCAACG GGTGTAACTATCTTAGCAATCTCAACTGCCATTCCAAGTCTCCAACCACCAAAATGCGTTCGAGACAGCGGTTCATGTGTTCCGGCAACCGATCTTCAACTAGCCATTCTTTACATCGCGCTTTACCTAACCGCCTTGGGAACGGGTGGTCTCAAATCCAGCGTATCAGGTTTCGGGTCGGATCAGTTTGATGAATCAAACACACAAGAAAAAGCCCAGATGACAACCTTTTTTAACTGGTTTTTTTTCTTCATAAGTATCGGGTCACTAGCAGCCGTTACGGTTCTTGTTTATATTCAGGACAATCTTGGGCGGCGATGGGGGTATGGGATAGTGGCTTGTTCAATCGGGTTGGGTTTGATGATCTTTTTGTCGGGTACAAGAAGGTACCGGTTCAAGAAATTGGTGGGCAGTCCGTTAACCCAGATAGCATCCGTTTTTATTGGGGCATGGAGGAAAAGACATATGGAGTTACCATCTGATCCTTCAATGTTGTACAATGTGGATGATAATCAAACACTTGATTCTTCAAAACCCATCAAACAGAAGTTGCCACACAGCAAGCAGTTCCG CTTTCTTGACAAGGCAGCAATCAAGAACAATGGTGAAGTGTCAAAGGTGAACAAATGGTACCTTTCAACTTCAACAGATGTGGAAGAAGTGAAAATGGTGATCACAATGTTACCAATTTGGGCTACAACAATCATGTTTTGGACCATATATGCACAAATGACAACCTTTTCGGTCTCGCAAGCCACTACCATGGACCGACACATCGGCAAATCTTTCCTCATCCCACCAGCTTCACTCACTGTGTTTTTCGTTGGCAGTATTCTGTTGACTGTCCCCATTTACGATCGTATCATTGTCCCTATCGCCAAACGCTTCCTTAAACACCCACAAGGGCTAAGCCCTCTACAACGTATTGGCGTAGGGTTAGTCATGTCAACTCTGGCTATGGTTTCAGCCGCGTTAACTGAAATCAAGAGGCTGCGCATGGCTCAGTCACATGGTTTGGTCGATGACCCATCAAAAGTGATTCCACTCAGTGTTTTTTGGTTGGTACCGCAGTTTTTCTTTGTGGGGTCCGGCGAGGCTTTTACTTACATTGGTCAACTTGACTTTTTTCTAAGGGAGTGTCCTAAGGGGATGAAGACGATGAGTACCGGATTGTTTTTAAGTACGTTGTCGTTAGGCTTCTTTTTCAGCTCGTTGTTGGTGACTATAGTGCACAAAGTGACTGGTGACAGACACCCATGGCTAGCTAATAACTTGAATAAGGGGAAGCTTTATAACTTTTACTGGTTGCTTACAGTTTTAAGTGTTTTGAACATGGGGTTGTATTTGATAAGTGCAAAATGGTATGTTTACAGAGAGCATAGGCTTGTTGGGAAGGATATTGAGTTGGAACTAGAAGAAGGATAA
- the LOC139858570 gene encoding protein NRT1/ PTR FAMILY 6.3-like isoform X1, whose product MVETESQVAKTLPDAWDYKGKPAVRSTTGGWTSAAMILGPHHHHHHHHHHHIYLFLFIVLLYMFLSICYITKCYTIKIYNSNSLINTNSGVEACERLTTLGIAVNLVTYLTGTMHIGNANAANDVTNFMGTSFMLCLLGGFVADTFLGRYLTIAIFTAIQATGVTILAISTAIPSLQPPKCVRDSGSCVPATDLQLAILYIALYLTALGTGGLKSSVSGFGSDQFDESNTQEKAQMTTFFNWFFFFISIGSLAAVTVLVYIQDNLGRRWGYGIVACSIGLGLMIFLSGTRRYRFKKLVGSPLTQIASVFIGAWRKRHMELPSDPSMLYNVDDNQTLDSSKPIKQKLPHSKQFRFLDKAAIKNNGEVSKVNKWYLSTSTDVEEVKMVITMLPIWATTIMFWTIYAQMTTFSVSQATTMDRHIGKSFLIPPASLTVFFVGSILLTVPIYDRIIVPIAKRFLKHPQGLSPLQRIGVGLVMSTLAMVSAALTEIKRLRMAQSHGLVDDPSKVIPLSVFWLVPQFFFVGSGEAFTYIGQLDFFLRECPKGMKTMSTGLFLSTLSLGFFFSSLLVTIVHKVTGDRHPWLANNLNKGKLYNFYWLLTVLSVLNMGLYLISAKWYVYREHRLVGKDIELELEEG is encoded by the exons atggtgGAAACAGAATCACAAGTAGCAAAAACTCTCCCTGATGCTTGGGACTACAAAGGGAAGCCGGCTGTTCGTTCCACCACCGGCGGCTGGACTAGTGCTGCCATGATTCTaggtcctcatcatcatcatcatcatcatcatcatcatcatatctatcTCTTTCTCTTCATTGTTTTACTTTACATGTTTCTTTCAATTTGTTACATAACTAAATGttatactattaaaatatataattcaaATTCATTAATTAATACTAATTCAGGGGTGGAGGCTTGCGAGAGGCTAACGACGTTAGGAATAGCCGTTAACTTGGTGACGTACTTGACTGGTACGATGCATATTGGAAATGCTAACGCCGCTAATGACGTCACTAACTTCATGGGTACCTCCTTCATGCTTTGTCTTCTTGGTGGTTTTGTTGCAGACACCTTTCTCGGCCGTTATTTAACCATTGCCATTTTTACCGCCATCCAAGCAACG GGTGTAACTATCTTAGCAATCTCAACTGCCATTCCAAGTCTCCAACCACCAAAATGCGTTCGAGACAGCGGTTCATGTGTTCCGGCAACCGATCTTCAACTAGCCATTCTTTACATCGCGCTTTACCTAACCGCCTTGGGAACGGGTGGTCTCAAATCCAGCGTATCAGGTTTCGGGTCGGATCAGTTTGATGAATCAAACACACAAGAAAAAGCCCAGATGACAACCTTTTTTAACTGGTTTTTTTTCTTCATAAGTATCGGGTCACTAGCAGCCGTTACGGTTCTTGTTTATATTCAGGACAATCTTGGGCGGCGATGGGGGTATGGGATAGTGGCTTGTTCAATCGGGTTGGGTTTGATGATCTTTTTGTCGGGTACAAGAAGGTACCGGTTCAAGAAATTGGTGGGCAGTCCGTTAACCCAGATAGCATCCGTTTTTATTGGGGCATGGAGGAAAAGACATATGGAGTTACCATCTGATCCTTCAATGTTGTACAATGTGGATGATAATCAAACACTTGATTCTTCAAAACCCATCAAACAGAAGTTGCCACACAGCAAGCAGTTCCG CTTTCTTGACAAGGCAGCAATCAAGAACAATGGTGAAGTGTCAAAGGTGAACAAATGGTACCTTTCAACTTCAACAGATGTGGAAGAAGTGAAAATGGTGATCACAATGTTACCAATTTGGGCTACAACAATCATGTTTTGGACCATATATGCACAAATGACAACCTTTTCGGTCTCGCAAGCCACTACCATGGACCGACACATCGGCAAATCTTTCCTCATCCCACCAGCTTCACTCACTGTGTTTTTCGTTGGCAGTATTCTGTTGACTGTCCCCATTTACGATCGTATCATTGTCCCTATCGCCAAACGCTTCCTTAAACACCCACAAGGGCTAAGCCCTCTACAACGTATTGGCGTAGGGTTAGTCATGTCAACTCTGGCTATGGTTTCAGCCGCGTTAACTGAAATCAAGAGGCTGCGCATGGCTCAGTCACATGGTTTGGTCGATGACCCATCAAAAGTGATTCCACTCAGTGTTTTTTGGTTGGTACCGCAGTTTTTCTTTGTGGGGTCCGGCGAGGCTTTTACTTACATTGGTCAACTTGACTTTTTTCTAAGGGAGTGTCCTAAGGGGATGAAGACGATGAGTACCGGATTGTTTTTAAGTACGTTGTCGTTAGGCTTCTTTTTCAGCTCGTTGTTGGTGACTATAGTGCACAAAGTGACTGGTGACAGACACCCATGGCTAGCTAATAACTTGAATAAGGGGAAGCTTTATAACTTTTACTGGTTGCTTACAGTTTTAAGTGTTTTGAACATGGGGTTGTATTTGATAAGTGCAAAATGGTATGTTTACAGAGAGCATAGGCTTGTTGGGAAGGATATTGAGTTGGAACTAGAAGAAGGATAA
- the LOC139858570 gene encoding protein NRT1/ PTR FAMILY 6.3-like isoform X3, producing MVETESQVAKTLPDAWDYKGKPAVRSTTGGWTSAAMILGVEACERLTTLGIAVNLVTYLTGTMHIGNANAANDVTNFMGTSFMLCLLGGFVADTFLGRYLTIAIFTAIQATGVTILAISTAIPSLQPPKCVRDSGSCVPATDLQLAILYIALYLTALGTGGLKSSVSGFGSDQFDESNTQEKAQMTTFFNWFFFFISIGSLAAVTVLVYIQDNLGRRWGYGIVACSIGLGLMIFLSGTRRYRFKKLVGSPLTQIASVFIGAWRKRHMELPSDPSMLYNVDDNQTLDSSKPIKQKLPHSKQFRFLDKAAIKNNGEVSKVNKWYLSTSTDVEEVKMVITMLPIWATTIMFWTIYAQMTTFSVSQATTMDRHIGKSFLIPPASLTVFFVGSILLTVPIYDRIIVPIAKRFLKHPQGLSPLQRIGVGLVMSTLAMVSAALTEIKRLRMAQSHGLVDDPSKVIPLSVFWLVPQFFFVGSGEAFTYIGQLDFFLRECPKGMKTMSTGLFLSTLSLGFFFSSLLVTIVHKVTGDRHPWLANNLNKGKLYNFYWLLTVLSVLNMGLYLISAKWYVYREHRLVGKDIELELEEG from the exons atggtgGAAACAGAATCACAAGTAGCAAAAACTCTCCCTGATGCTTGGGACTACAAAGGGAAGCCGGCTGTTCGTTCCACCACCGGCGGCTGGACTAGTGCTGCCATGATTCTag GGGTGGAGGCTTGCGAGAGGCTAACGACGTTAGGAATAGCCGTTAACTTGGTGACGTACTTGACTGGTACGATGCATATTGGAAATGCTAACGCCGCTAATGACGTCACTAACTTCATGGGTACCTCCTTCATGCTTTGTCTTCTTGGTGGTTTTGTTGCAGACACCTTTCTCGGCCGTTATTTAACCATTGCCATTTTTACCGCCATCCAAGCAACG GGTGTAACTATCTTAGCAATCTCAACTGCCATTCCAAGTCTCCAACCACCAAAATGCGTTCGAGACAGCGGTTCATGTGTTCCGGCAACCGATCTTCAACTAGCCATTCTTTACATCGCGCTTTACCTAACCGCCTTGGGAACGGGTGGTCTCAAATCCAGCGTATCAGGTTTCGGGTCGGATCAGTTTGATGAATCAAACACACAAGAAAAAGCCCAGATGACAACCTTTTTTAACTGGTTTTTTTTCTTCATAAGTATCGGGTCACTAGCAGCCGTTACGGTTCTTGTTTATATTCAGGACAATCTTGGGCGGCGATGGGGGTATGGGATAGTGGCTTGTTCAATCGGGTTGGGTTTGATGATCTTTTTGTCGGGTACAAGAAGGTACCGGTTCAAGAAATTGGTGGGCAGTCCGTTAACCCAGATAGCATCCGTTTTTATTGGGGCATGGAGGAAAAGACATATGGAGTTACCATCTGATCCTTCAATGTTGTACAATGTGGATGATAATCAAACACTTGATTCTTCAAAACCCATCAAACAGAAGTTGCCACACAGCAAGCAGTTCCG CTTTCTTGACAAGGCAGCAATCAAGAACAATGGTGAAGTGTCAAAGGTGAACAAATGGTACCTTTCAACTTCAACAGATGTGGAAGAAGTGAAAATGGTGATCACAATGTTACCAATTTGGGCTACAACAATCATGTTTTGGACCATATATGCACAAATGACAACCTTTTCGGTCTCGCAAGCCACTACCATGGACCGACACATCGGCAAATCTTTCCTCATCCCACCAGCTTCACTCACTGTGTTTTTCGTTGGCAGTATTCTGTTGACTGTCCCCATTTACGATCGTATCATTGTCCCTATCGCCAAACGCTTCCTTAAACACCCACAAGGGCTAAGCCCTCTACAACGTATTGGCGTAGGGTTAGTCATGTCAACTCTGGCTATGGTTTCAGCCGCGTTAACTGAAATCAAGAGGCTGCGCATGGCTCAGTCACATGGTTTGGTCGATGACCCATCAAAAGTGATTCCACTCAGTGTTTTTTGGTTGGTACCGCAGTTTTTCTTTGTGGGGTCCGGCGAGGCTTTTACTTACATTGGTCAACTTGACTTTTTTCTAAGGGAGTGTCCTAAGGGGATGAAGACGATGAGTACCGGATTGTTTTTAAGTACGTTGTCGTTAGGCTTCTTTTTCAGCTCGTTGTTGGTGACTATAGTGCACAAAGTGACTGGTGACAGACACCCATGGCTAGCTAATAACTTGAATAAGGGGAAGCTTTATAACTTTTACTGGTTGCTTACAGTTTTAAGTGTTTTGAACATGGGGTTGTATTTGATAAGTGCAAAATGGTATGTTTACAGAGAGCATAGGCTTGTTGGGAAGGATATTGAGTTGGAACTAGAAGAAGGATAA